In a single window of the Ooceraea biroi isolate clonal line C1 chromosome 8, Obir_v5.4, whole genome shotgun sequence genome:
- the LOC105275562 gene encoding uncharacterized protein LOC105275562 — MLVPPVAHNGTGDRSVGDTVARAQQTTGPAAATTTLWPLAPAQHNQVPNQQTQGIPPLAATPAPAHNQGANRYGLYSLFPGGGGGSYVAAPPATPGPPPARAYHATTHKERTVSESVFSAAVGVGVGGYTWGAPTPPPGSPYSPVPVTQLELLAKNLANLAPAAAAAGQQALSLQGVGVNVAGSLHHAQHTQHTQHTLNLTGLHHLHHGGLHQNAFSPQLSLVGSAPTLTINSFSSPNSTNGVAPTTGVLLQEYHSPTGATAAATGCTVTMNGSSCLTNTSSTTSSMVVHGSGSGGGGGGGGGNQTTVQATATTKKREAFLSSQGQPVKLENKSTRTSCLCRNSNGKTKVVHSDVGCSRTLPVVSSWNGQDSSINNSGASLTVKREPLASVPCQVAEVSTSLHATTTSVKIEPVPPKSENGIVVSNAGSGGIPVGIAVARQRLQHQETSTSMRNVSLSHHTSHHATSYHHFQPDTLGSSTAMAVGGTTLVHCGGPGGEDRAAHLAAIPSGALAPSLSLNSSLNSSLNSTLGSIGGAPAAATDAAAATWPPTLWQYPATAAAAMPTEPVGFPQMSSGLQGGLQLVRDPTTGHILLIHSAEQMQQAVVWPNYSNHSNNVAPPPLLLPPPPPSIQLLGDIGGARLVLTENKRKQQSTLPIVKIETECSNSPTTIISSTESSKTALQTMTSVTGALVPDAALVTTLHYYPQAPALVQISQAEPTTHCRSQATSPVSYLTPPPEIPTTVHAIEPPSFGVQDASNQTDAPEDAEEQKQEPFVKQEQNLSPCQVASSPGGTNLTAANFEIVASPTERICNVVRITTTTTTMNPTACGIVAKVDKAENTIINMADCAKFSAKDSRNIVRSIEHDARVDEESFKDEKVPTCSRNNRIGARIIEITEENCDSFHENLEFFARRRDDHQDNYFKDEDNVQESKIQEKIEIESKTINTSENIETHRPVCSKTEPSIFNQAKPNVADSTESSKVNCESCDKNRNVSTNSETRPQITVKSFDMPNIDCDDQEMQQVVIKQEADDNCYETCYESSQCEPTSTSERARPNCEKLSLEVTKRHSTEKSHYPGIENVVEKLKKNAAAALQEASLTVSHKIEESAEGSSVENVKSKRQFETIPKKLHFLRSCQTSMENSIDTEVSSSQIAMTEQHVHDQSRPFTPHMEDPDEDRHSLSSSKCDTSGECLLSDNNNDSRSNNNNIKPEDKKVFAKNEGNLSCDVTAYVKPKTALRWRCEVQPPHGKLHTTNITKYNSVEDASSEIKLKTQRQKLAIDVSGLELLSNSIEQLEQRVGQPEHLQMDTDIEKSPIISPQSENNNNVGNRLGLLCALAEQIMKVDDKTPPKSIPSESAEEISDAGRLLLDLGRGGCSEKDGNKRKHLESERHYSKRLKFYDREETDNASLNYQEVIKSRTLRDIQTQQKECLLKLKETTKRHIDFPEEEIGNIDGGKIVDSKEQPVDGNDQNSYSHKCSIKLTNVHASSDETHDELQTYDNVAKDNNLSDSEGEVFVETKVLSGEAKNYELENKKRKSIEEKDNHDYKNARTKSEAKKFIAKKSNRDNDDDWPNMNATELDMRVRMADIQRQYREKQKELSKLTPKKDDKKNVGRMRKKSHSSVSSDHGTLSSPPALDLISSPLQKSPTRSPSSPDGASPPLASAVLNMPRCNVNLVKLGEPRSHIKLLDSIPSIPISVPSVTSPITVLPTSSKVVPEDDEKSTGTLGYDTSSPVPTIASSTSASKKRKVGRPRKLTCTSGGARHLTETIVAKKPKSKSSLVGYVLSSKNRHLQTKQYINNKTGYTPLPFKTGVSPPKTQKVPKAKTKPAKQTPLHNKNVISSIIAEKAKLSQEVKLEKHSAKVKPKLKAEVKVKNWEDDENDTIAPESIPLKEFLVQESSVKEPPADVVERSEKKAEKSRHEKPKKKKKRKSSSSQSPNRDRKESKHRRSTECKQCAKAAAVMARSTENIVSRCKLTAAHLAIDQLRVLMAMGGLFYAGRLSAVQAPDVYAITLDGERGNRPHIHSREEILKDAIVEVCPSSTKELPSGTRLCAYWSQQYRCLYPGTSVDPIEPDPKLDEKFVTVEFDDGDSGRIRLDDIRLLQPNYPVVEYDPNPLLSLGKRRRQMSSSDDKRSTSDHEGLSKCQHPFDLCHYGSNQESTDSNESGEVHRKKKHRKRKSYKEHRRRKHKKHRKHKHRRHGGLSESNTSGESSREQRNEGEAVENLPSVCREYEGFPAAEEERIPSEEDDEVQFEPEETSEETPIQENNEAQTEQSEALSQSIQEDDEAQTENEEQSQSVQEDDEVQMEFEESPELAHEDDEDKVQNESEESPEPAKKKRKAQTTPSTSGTSTNRASTSRTSSSRPSTSRDHSKITPFLPNTHMWEWSSKARKHCGKKYFQSIQSGEETISIGDSVLFISDSQKSVKPYIGKIQTFWEAHNSKKWVKVNWFYHPDELRPPCNLDPPNGLFESSHIDRNDVQTISHKVQILSLQEYTEKLQLEPYKDNIGESNDLYYLAGSYKHPLVKYAENVKVIPRI; from the exons ATGTTGGTCCCTCCCGTGGCCCACAATGGGACTGGGGATCGTTCCGTAGGGGACACGGTGGCACGGGCCCAGCAGACAACCGGCCCCGCTGCCGCCACGACGACCCTATGGCCTTTAGCACCTGCGCAGCACAATCAGGTTCCCAATCAACAGACCCAGGGTATACCACCTCTAGCTGCTACGCCTGCGCCCGCTCACAATCAAG GTGCGAACCGCTACGGACTGTACTCGTTATTCCCAGGGGGTGGCGGAGGCAGTTACGTCGCCGCCCCCCCCGCCACCCCCGGGCCACCACCGGCACGGGCTTATCATGCGACGACGCACAAGG AACGAACAG TTTCAGAGAGCGTGTTTTCCGCGGCGGTCGGAGTAGGGGTGGGTGGCTACACCTGGGGCGCTCCCACGCCCCCGCCGGGATCACCCTACAGCCCCGTGCCCGTGACACAGCTGGAACTGCTGGCTAAAAATTTGGCGAATCTGGCGCCCGCGGCCGCCGCCGCGGGTCAGCAGGCCCTGAGTCTGCAGGGTGTTGGTGTTAACGTGGCAGGTAGCCTCCATCATGCCCAGCATACGCAGCACACGCAGCACACCCTCAATCTCACCGGACTTCACCATCTGCATCACG GTGGCCTCCACCAGAACGCGTTTTCGCCCCAACTGTCCCTGGTAGGCAGCGCACCAACGCTGACCATCAACAGCTTCTCCTCGCCGAACTCGACGAACGGCGTCGCGCCAACAACGGGCGTTCTCCTGCAGGAATACCACTCCCCGACAGGAGCAACAGCGGCGGCGACAGGATGTACCGTCACCATGAACGGTTCCTCTTGCTTGACCAACACCAGCAGCACGACCAGCAGCATGGTGGTACACGGCAGCGgcagcggtggcggtggtggtggcggcggcggcaaccAGACCACCGTTCAAGCCACTGCCACGACGAAGAAACGAGAGGCTTTCCTTTCCAGTCAAGGCCAACCGGTGAAGCTGGAGAACAAATCGACCAGGACGTCGTGCCTCTGCAGGAACAGCAACG GCAAGACAAAGGTGGTGCATTCAGACGTGGGATGCAGCAGAACGTTACCTGTCGTTTCGTCCTGGAATGGTCAGGATAGTAGTATTAACAATAGCGGTGCTAGCCTGACGGTAAAAAGGGAGCCTTTGGCTTCGGTGCCTTGTCAGGTTGCCGAGGTTTCTACATCCCTTCACGCCACCACTACCTCTGTCAAGATTGAACCCGTTCCACCCAAGTCCGAAAATG GCATAGTGGTTTCTAATGCGGGGTCCGGTGGCATACCGGTTGGCATTGCTGTGGCGAGGCAACGATTACAGCATCAGGAGACTTCGACGTCTATGCGCAATGTATCCTTAAGTCATCACACATCGCATCACGCGACAAGTTATCATCATTTCCAGCCGGACACCCTAG GTTCCAGCACGGCCATGGCGGTAGGCGGCACCACCCTAGTGCACTGCGGAGGGCCTGGAGGGGAGGATCGTGCGGCCCACCTCGCTGCCATTCCCTCCGGGGCGCTCGCGCCCTCGCTGAGCCTGAATTCCAGTCTAAATTCCAGCCTGAATTCCACCCTGGGCAGCATCGGCGGCGCACCGGCAGCCGCGACCGACGCGGCCGCCGCTACGTGGCCGCCCACGCTGTGGCAGTACCCGGCTACAGCGGCTGCAG CGATGCCAACGGAGCCGGTTGGTTTTCCACAGATGAGTTCAGGTCTGCAAGGTGGATTGCAGCTAGTCCGCGATCCAACGACCGGACACATTCTACTGATTCACTCTGCGG AACAAATGCAGCAGGCAGTAGTGTGGCCGAATTATTCGAACCACAGCAATAATGTCGCACCGCCGCCACTTTTGCTGCCACCCCCGCCACCCTCGATACAGCTTTTGGGTGATATTGGTGGTGCGCGATTGGTATTGACTGAAAACAAAAGGAAGCAACAAAGTACGCTACCAATAGTGAAGATTGAGACAGAATGCAGCAACAGTCCAACTACCATAATTT CGTCCACCGAATCGTCAAAAACTGCCTTGCAGACCATGACATCCGTGACAGGCGCTTTGGTACCGGACGCAGCTCTGGTCACCACGCTGCATTATTATCCCCAAGCGCCGGCGTTAGTGCAAATCAGTCAGGCCGAGCCTACCACGCACTGCAGGTCGCAG GCCACGTCACCAGTTTCGTATCTGACACCACCTCCGGAGATACCGACAACGGTGCATGCTATCGAGCCACCGTCGTTTGGAGTCCAGGATGCTTCAAATCAGACCGACGCGCCCGAGGATGCTGAGGAGCAGAAGCAGGAACCGTTCGTGAAACAGGAGCAAAATCTAAGTCCCTGCCAAGTTGCATCCTCGCCTGGAGGAACAAATTTGACTGCTGCGAATTTCGAGATCGTGGCATCGCCGACGGAGAGGATCTGTAACGTTGTCAGGATCACAACAACCACGACTACGATGAATCCAACCGCCTGTGGCATCGTCGCCAAGGTCGATAAAGCGGAGAATACAATCATCAACATGGCTGATTGCGCCAAGTTTTCAGCGAAAGATAGCAGAAATATCGTCAGGTCGATCGAGCATGACGCTCGAGTTGACGAGGAAAGTTTCAAGGACGAAAAAGTACCTACTTGCAGCAGAAACAACAGAATTGGCGCTAGGATAATAGAAATCACCGAAGAGAATTGTGATAGCTTCCACGAGAACCTCGAGTTCTTCGCGAGGAGAAGAGATGATCATCAAGACAATTACTTCAAAGACGAGGACAACGTACAAGAGTctaaaattcaagaaaaaataGAGATCGAATCAAAGACTATCAATACTTCGGAGAACATCGAAACCCACCGACCAGTGTGCTCCAAGACGGAACCATCGATCTTCAATCAAGCGAAACCGAACGTCGCTGATTCTACAGAATCGTCAAAAGTCAACTGCGAAAGCTGTGATAAGAATCGAAACGTTTCCACGAATAGCGAGACCCGGCCTCAAATCACGGTGAAGTCCTTCGACATGCCCAATATTGATTGCGACGATCAGGAGATGCAACAAGTGGTCATCAAGCAAGAGGCTGACGACAACTGCTACGAAACATGCTATGAATCATCGCAGTGCGAGCCGACGTCAACCAGTGAAAGAGCCAGGCCCAATTGTGAAAAATTATCACTAGAAGTGACTAAAAGGCACTCGACGGAAAAATCTCATTATCCAGGTATCGAGAATGTGGTGGAGAAGCTGAAGAAGAATGCAGCGGCTGCTCTGCAGGAAGCCTCGTTGACCGTCTCTCACAAGATCGAGGAATCCGCGGAGGGATCGAGCGTGGAAAACGTCAAATCGAAGAGACAATTCGAGACGATCCCGAAAAAGCTACATTTTTTGAGGTCCTGTCAGACCTCGATGGAAAATAGCATCGACACTGAAGTATCTTCTTCGCAGATTGCAATGACGGAGCAACATGTGCACGATCAATCGAGACCGTTCACGCCTCATATGGAGGATCCGGACGAAGACAGGCACTCGTTGAGCAGTAGCAAGTGCGACACATCTGGCGAATGCCTGCTTAGtgacaataataatgatagcAGGAGTAACAACAATAACATCAAGCCAGAGGATAAGAAGGTATTCGCCAAGAATGAAGGAAACCTTTCGTGTGACGTTACCGCCTACGTCAAGCCCAAGACTGCTCTTCGCTGGCGTTGTGAGGTGCAGCCTCCACACGGGAAACTCCACACGACTAATATAACTAAATATAACTCCGTTGAAGACGCATCTTCAGAAATAAAGCTCAAAACTCAGAGGCAAAAACTAGCCATCGATGTGAGCGGTCTCGAATTACTGTCGAATAGCATCGAGCAGCTGGAGCAACGAGTTGGTCAACCGGAACATTTGCAAATGGACACGGACATCGAGAAATCGCCGATAATCAGTCCACAGAGCGAAAATAACAACAACGTTGGCAACCGACTTGGCTTACTCTGTGCTCTGGCTgaacaaattatgaaagtagACGATAAGACGCCTCCAAAATCAATTCCTTCAGAAAGTGCTGAAGAAATCTCAGATGCCGGCAGATTGTTGCTAGATCTCGGCAGAGGCGGCTGTTCTGAAAAAGACGGGAATAAGAGAAAACATCTGGAGAGCGAGAGACATTACTCTAAGCGATTGAAATTTTACGATCGCGAAGAGACCGATAATGCTTCCCTAAACTATCAAGAAGTTATAAAGAGCAGGACTCTTCGTGATATACAGACACAGCAAAAAGAATGTCTTTTAAAATTGAAGGAAACCACCAAACGTCACATTGATTTTCCCGAGGAAGAAATTGGTAACATCGATGGTGGAAAAATTGTTGATTCAAAAGAGCAGCCTGTCGATGGAAACGATCAAAATAGTTACTCCCACAAATGTAGCATAAAACTTACAAATGTTCATGCTTCTTCAGATGAAACACATGATGAGTTACAAACTTACGATAATGTCGCCAAAGACAACAATCTCTCGGATTCGGAAGGCGAAGTGTTCGTTGAAACAAAGGTTTTATCCGGAGAGGCAAAAAATTACGAACTTGAGAATAAAAAACGTAAAAGTATCGAAGAGAAAGATAATCACGATTATAAAAATGCCCGAACGAAATCGGAGGCAAAGAAATTCATAGCCAAGAAGAGTAATCGTGATAATGACGATGACTGGCCAAATATGAACGCTACTGAGCTCGATATGCGAGTCAGAATGGCCGATATACAAAGACAATATAGAGAGAAACAGAAGGAGCTCTCTAAGCTAACTCCTAAGAAGGACGACAAAAAGAACGTCGGCAGAATGCGGAAGAAGAGCCATTCTTCTGTTAG TTCTGATCATGGAACACTATCATCGCCACCTGCATTGGATCTCATAAGCTCTCCTTTACAAAAATCACCGACGAGATCACCGAGTTCACCGGATGGCGCATCTCCACCATTAGCTTCAGCCGTCCTAAATATGCCAAGATGTAACGTGAATCTCGTCAAACTCGGCGAGCCAAGGAGTCACATAAAGCTGTTGGATAGTATACCTAGCATCCCGATATCAGTGCCGTCGGTGACGTCGCCAATTACGGTATTACCTACTTCCAGCAAGGTAGTGCCAGAAGATGACGAAAAAAGTACGGGAACG TTGGGCTATGATACATCGTCACCGGTGCCTACTATCGCAAGCTCGACTTCTGCTTCTAAAAAGAGGAAAGTAGGCCGACCGAGGAAGCTCACGTGTACTTCGGGCGGTGCGAGGCATTTGACGGAGACAATCGTCGCTAAGAAACCGAAGAGTAAAAGTTCTCTAGTGGGTTACGTGTTGTCCTCGAAAAATAGACATCTACAAACGAAG caaTACATAAATAACAAAACCGGCTATACGCCGTTACCATTCAAAACCGGAGTATCTCCTCCGAAAACGCAAAAGGTCCCGAAAGCAAAGACGAAACCGGCGAAACAAACTCCACTACACAACAAAAACGTAATCAGTTCCATCATCGCCGAGAAAGCGAAGTTGAGCCAAGAAGTGAAACTTGAGAAACACAGTGCTAAAGTAAAACCGAAGTTAAAAGCGGAAGTGAAAGTGAAAAATTGGGAAGATGACGAAAACGATACGATAGCGCCCGAGAGCATTCCACTCAAGGAATTCCTCGTTCAAGAATCCTCCGTCAAG GAGCCACCGGCGGACGTGGTAGAACGATCAGAGAAGAAAGCGGAGAAGTCGCGGCACGAGAAgccaaagaagaagaagaagcgcaAGTCCAGTTCATCGCAGTCGCCGAATCGCGATCGGAAGGAATCCAAACACCGCAGGTCCACGGAGTGCAAGCAGTGCGCGAAGGCTGCTGCTGTGATGGCGAGAAGCACTGAAAACATCGTCAGCCGATGCAAGCTGACAGCCGCACATCTGGCGATTGATCAACTGCGCGTCCTCATGGCGATGGGGGGCCTGTTTTATGCGGGTAGACTAAGTGCCGTGCAAGCGCCTGATGTTTACGCCATCACTTTGGATGGCGAACGCGGGAACAGACCGCATATCCACTCCAGAGAAGAGATCTTGAAAGATGCG ATCGTGGAGGTGTGTCCAAGCTCGACGAAAGAATTACCATCTGGTACCAGACTGTGCGCGTACTGGAGTCAACAGTATAGGTGTTTGTATCCGGGAACCTCCGTGGACCCGATCGAACCCGATCCGAAACTGGACGAGAAATTCGTTACTGTAGAATTCGATGATGGAGATAGCGGTAGAATCAGATTGGACGACATCAGATTGTTACAGCCCAATTATCCTGTCGTAG AATACGATCCGAATCCTTTGCTTTCATTGGGCAAACGACGGCGACAAATGTCTTCATCGGATGACAAGCGTTCCACGAGCGATCATGAAGGTTTGTCAAAATGCCAGCATCCTTTCGACTTGTGTCATTACGGTTCCAATCAAGAATCGACGGATTCCAACGAAAGCGGCGAAGTgcacagaaagaaaaaacataGAAAACGCAAGTCTTATAAGGAACATCGAAGACGTAAGCACAAGAAACATCGAAAGCATAAACACAGACGTCATGGTGGCCTAAGTGAGAGTAATACAAG cGGAGAAAGCAGCCGGGAGCAAAGGAATGAAGGAGAAGCGGTTGAAAATCTGCCGAGTGTATGTCGAGAATATGAAGGTTTTCCTGCTGCCGAGGAGGAGAGGATACCATCCGAGGAAGACGATGAAGTTCAGTTCGAGCCTGAGGAAACATCGGAGGAAACACCAATCCAGGAGAATAACGAAGCTCAGACAGAACAAAGTGAGGCACTATCACAATCCATCCAAGAAGACGACGAGGCTCAGACAGAGAACGAGGAGCAGTCGCAATCCGTTCAAGAAGATGACGAGGTACAAATGGAGTTTGAAGAATCGCCAGAATTGGCCCATGAGGACGACGAGGATAAAGTTCAAAACGAATCTGAAGAATCGCCGGAGCCAgccaagaagaagaggaaagcgCAGACAACACCCTCAACGAGTGGCACTTCGACAAACCGTGCTTCAACGAGTCGAACTTCATCAAGTCGCCCTTCGACCAGTCGTGACCATTCTAAAATAACTCCATTTCTACCCAACACGCACATGTGGGAGTGGTCGTCCAAAGCTCGCAAGCACTGCGGAAAGAAGTACTTCCAGTCGATCCAGAGTGGTGAAGAGACGATATCGATAGGCGATAGTGTGCTGTTCATCTCAGATTCGCAAAAATCGGTAAAGCCTTACATCGGTAAAATTCAGACATTCTGGGAAGCCCACAATTCGAAGAAGTGGGTTAAAGTCAACTGGTTTTACCACCCCGACGAGCTACGACCACCTTGTAATCTAGACCCACCG AACGGGCTGTTCGAATCGTCGCACATTGATCGGAATGACGTGCAGACGATCTCTCACAAAGTACAGATACTGTCTCTCCAAGAATACACAGAGAAGCTGCAATTGGAGCCGTACAAAGACAACATAGGCGAGAGCAACGATCTGTACTACCTTGCCGGCTCTTACAAGCATCCATTAGTGAAATATGCGGAGAACGTCAAAGTCATCCCGAGGATATGA